A genomic segment from Castor canadensis chromosome 1, mCasCan1.hap1v2, whole genome shotgun sequence encodes:
- the LOC141410489 gene encoding MAP/microtubule affinity-regulating kinase 3-like, translated as MKTTSSMDPSDMMREIRKVLDANNCDYEQRERFLLFCVHGDGHAENLVQWEMEVCKLPRLSLNGDRFKRISGTSIAFKNIASKIANELKL; from the coding sequence ATGAAAACCACTAGTTCCATGGATCCCAGTGACATGATGCGGGAAATCCGCAAAGTGCTAGACGCCAACAACTGCGACTACGAGCAGAGGGAGCGCTTCCTGCTTTTCTGCGTCCACGGCGACGGACATGCGGAGAACCTGGTGCAGTGGGAAATGGAAGTCTGTAAGCTGCCAAGACTGTCTCTGAACGGAGACCGGTTTAAACGGATATCAGGGACATCCATAGCTTTCAAAAATATTGCTTCCAAAATTGCCAATGAGCTAAAGCTGTAA